In Pseudomonas nunensis, a single window of DNA contains:
- a CDS encoding SPOR domain-containing protein: MAAKKKPAPKRGASRYTAPAKQPIPGWLWMAIGLTVGAFIVFLMKLEPGKGSESVKREKIEQQKATKIAEANKTPPSPTQPVKPKYDFYTLLPESEVIVPPDAVPEKTLPTPQVPTVPTTPVTPEQAAKIDTARAQAALAGITPPPPPPVSKAAPVTKFFLQAGSFRKEADADKVRAQIILLGQAVAVESGMVKDETWYRVLVGPFSNREQLTTAQKQLAGSGFSNLLLQQRQSR, translated from the coding sequence TTGGCTGCCAAGAAAAAACCTGCACCCAAGCGCGGCGCCAGTCGTTACACCGCTCCTGCCAAGCAGCCGATTCCGGGCTGGCTGTGGATGGCCATCGGCCTGACGGTCGGCGCCTTCATCGTGTTCCTGATGAAACTGGAGCCGGGCAAGGGCAGCGAAAGCGTCAAGCGCGAAAAAATCGAACAACAGAAAGCCACCAAGATCGCCGAGGCCAACAAGACTCCGCCGAGTCCGACGCAACCGGTGAAGCCGAAGTACGACTTCTACACCTTGCTGCCGGAATCGGAAGTGATCGTGCCGCCAGACGCGGTACCGGAAAAAACCCTGCCGACACCACAAGTGCCGACCGTGCCGACGACCCCGGTGACGCCGGAGCAGGCGGCGAAGATCGACACCGCGCGGGCGCAGGCAGCGCTGGCGGGGATTACTCCGCCACCACCGCCGCCGGTTTCCAAAGCGGCGCCAGTGACCAAGTTCTTCTTGCAGGCCGGTTCGTTCCGCAAGGAAGCCGATGCCGACAAGGTACGTGCGCAGATCATCTTGCTCGGTCAGGCGGTGGCGGTTGAGTCCGGCATGGTCAAGGACGAGACCTGGTATCGCGTATTGGTCGGGCCGTTCAGCAACCGCGAACAACTGACCACGGCGCAGAAACAACTGGCCGGCAGCGGTTTCAGCAACCTGTTGTTACAACAACGCCAGAGCCGCTGA
- a CDS encoding TetR/AcrR family transcriptional regulator: MKTRDRILECALQLFNCKGEPNVSTMEVANEMGISPGNLYYHFHGKEPLILGLFERFQNELAPLLDPPSDVELGPEDYWLFLHLIVERLAHYRFLFQDLSNLAGRLPKLAKGIRNLLNALKRTLASLLARLQAQGQLVSDTQALGQLVEQITMTLLFSLDYQRILDREGEVRLVVYQIMMLVAPHLLPPIKAATEQLALQYLEEHD; this comes from the coding sequence ATGAAAACCCGCGACCGGATCCTCGAATGTGCCCTGCAATTGTTCAACTGCAAGGGCGAACCGAACGTTTCCACCATGGAAGTTGCCAATGAAATGGGGATCAGCCCCGGCAACCTCTACTACCACTTCCACGGCAAGGAACCGCTGATTCTGGGGCTGTTCGAACGCTTCCAGAATGAGCTGGCGCCGCTGCTCGATCCACCCTCCGATGTGGAACTGGGCCCCGAAGATTACTGGTTGTTCCTGCACCTGATCGTCGAGCGCCTGGCGCATTACCGGTTCCTGTTCCAGGACCTGTCGAACCTGGCCGGACGCCTGCCGAAACTGGCCAAGGGCATACGCAATTTGCTCAATGCCTTGAAGCGCACACTGGCCTCGTTGCTGGCGCGGCTCCAGGCTCAGGGGCAGTTGGTCAGCGACACCCAGGCGTTGGGGCAACTGGTGGAACAGATCACCATGACGTTGCTGTTCTCGCTGGACTATCAGCGGATTCTGGATCGCGAGGGGGAAGTCAGGTTGGTGGTGTATCAGATCATGATGCTGGTGGCGCCGCATCTGCTGCCACCGATCAAGGCTGCGACTGAGCAGCTGGCTTTGCAGTATCTAGAGGAGCACGACTAA
- a CDS encoding phasin family protein: protein MAGKKNTEKEGSSWIGKVEDYSRKIWLAGLGVYSKIDTDGSKLFDTLVKDGEKAEKLTKSAVGKKVDDVKDSASSAKSRISGVKDRALGKWDELEGAFDKRLNSAISRLGVPSRNEVKALHSKVDTLTKQIEKLTGAKVAPVAAKTAAAKPAAKTAAAKPAAKTAAKPLVKAAAKAVAKPAAKVAAKTAAAKPAAKAVTKAAAKPVAAAKAAAKPAAKPAAKPAAKTAAAKPAAKPAAKPAAAKKPAVKKPAAPKAAAPKPAVAAAKPATPATSANSAAAPTPAVTPTAAPAPSTPTSQS, encoded by the coding sequence ATGGCTGGTAAAAAGAACACCGAAAAAGAAGGCAGCTCGTGGATCGGGAAAGTCGAAGACTACTCCCGCAAAATCTGGCTGGCTGGTTTAGGCGTGTACTCGAAGATCGACACTGACGGCAGCAAGCTCTTCGATACATTGGTTAAAGACGGCGAGAAAGCCGAGAAGCTCACCAAGAGCGCTGTCGGCAAGAAAGTCGATGACGTCAAGGATTCCGCTTCGTCGGCCAAGTCGCGCATCAGCGGCGTGAAAGATCGCGCACTGGGCAAGTGGGATGAGCTGGAAGGTGCTTTCGACAAGCGTCTGAACAGCGCCATTTCGCGCCTCGGTGTTCCGAGCCGCAACGAAGTCAAAGCGCTGCACAGCAAGGTCGATACCCTGACCAAGCAAATTGAAAAACTCACCGGTGCCAAGGTTGCGCCAGTTGCGGCGAAAACCGCTGCGGCCAAACCTGCTGCTAAAACTGCGGCCGCTAAACCGGCAGCCAAAACCGCTGCCAAGCCACTGGTGAAGGCCGCTGCCAAAGCAGTTGCCAAGCCTGCTGCTAAAGTCGCTGCCAAAACCGCTGCCGCTAAACCGGCCGCCAAGGCAGTGACCAAAGCAGCCGCCAAACCGGTCGCCGCCGCCAAGGCCGCCGCAAAACCTGCAGCAAAACCTGCGGCTAAACCGGCTGCCAAAACCGCAGCAGCCAAACCTGCAGCCAAGCCAGCGGCAAAACCTGCCGCCGCTAAAAAGCCTGCAGTGAAAAAACCGGCCGCTCCAAAAGCCGCCGCACCAAAACCAGCAGTGGCTGCCGCCAAACCGGCAACCCCGGCCACTTCAGCGAACTCCGCTGCAGCGCCGACCCCTGCTGTGACCCCGACTGCCGCGCCAGCTCCATCGACGCCAACCAGTCAGTCCTGA
- the phaC gene encoding class II poly(R)-hydroxyalkanoic acid synthase, translating into MREKPARDFLPTPAAFINAQSAITGLRGRDLFSTLRSVAAHGLRNPVHSARHALKLGGQLGRVLLGETLHPTNPQDSRFADPSWSLNPFYRRSLQAYLSWQKQVKSWIDESNMSPDDRARAHFAFALLNDAVSPSNTLLNPLAIKEIFNSGGHSLVRGVGHLIDDFLHNDGLPRQVTKQAFEVGKTVATTTGSVVFRNELLELIQYKPMSEKQYSKPLLVVPPQINKYYIFDLSPHNSFVQFALKNGLQTFMISWRNPDVRHREWGLSTYVEAVEEAMNVCRAITGAREVNLMGACAGGLTIAALQGHLQAKRQLRRVSSATYLVSLLDSQMDSPATLFADEQTLEAAKRRSYQKGVLDGRDMAKVFAWMRPNDLIWSYFVNNYLLGKEPPAFDILYWNNDNTRLPAAFHGDLLDFFKHNPLSHPGGLEVCGTPIDLQKVTVDSFSVAGINDHITPWDAVYRSTLLLGGERRFVLSNSGHVQSILNPPSNPKANFVESPKLSSDPRAWYYDAKQTDGSWWTQWLTWIQERSGAQKETHMALGNPNYPPMEAAPGTYVRVR; encoded by the coding sequence ATGCGCGAAAAGCCAGCGAGGGATTTTTTACCCACTCCCGCCGCGTTCATCAACGCACAGAGTGCGATTACCGGCCTGCGCGGCCGGGATCTGTTTTCGACCCTGCGTAGCGTGGCCGCCCACGGTTTGCGCAACCCGGTGCACAGTGCCCGGCACGCCCTGAAACTGGGTGGCCAGTTGGGCCGCGTGTTGCTGGGCGAAACCCTGCATCCGACCAACCCGCAGGACAGTCGTTTTGCCGACCCGTCATGGAGCCTCAACCCGTTTTACCGGCGCAGTTTGCAGGCGTACCTGAGCTGGCAGAAACAGGTCAAAAGCTGGATCGACGAGAGCAACATGAGCCCGGACGATCGCGCCCGCGCCCACTTCGCCTTCGCCCTGCTCAACGATGCCGTGTCGCCCTCCAACACCCTGCTCAATCCGCTGGCGATCAAGGAGATCTTCAACTCCGGCGGTCATAGCCTGGTGCGCGGTGTCGGGCACCTGATCGATGATTTCCTGCACAACGATGGCCTGCCCCGGCAGGTCACCAAGCAAGCCTTCGAGGTCGGTAAAACTGTCGCCACCACCACCGGCTCCGTGGTGTTTCGCAACGAGTTGCTGGAGCTGATCCAGTACAAACCGATGAGCGAAAAACAGTATTCCAAGCCGCTGCTGGTGGTGCCGCCGCAGATCAATAAGTACTACATTTTCGACCTGAGCCCGCACAACAGCTTCGTCCAGTTCGCCCTGAAGAACGGCCTGCAAACCTTCATGATCAGTTGGCGCAACCCGGATGTGCGCCATCGCGAATGGGGACTTTCGACTTACGTTGAAGCGGTTGAGGAAGCGATGAACGTATGCCGGGCGATCACCGGCGCGCGGGAAGTGAACTTGATGGGCGCCTGCGCTGGCGGGCTGACGATTGCCGCGTTGCAGGGGCATCTGCAGGCCAAGCGACAACTGCGACGAGTGTCGAGCGCGACTTACCTGGTGAGCCTGCTCGATAGCCAGATGGACAGCCCCGCCACGTTGTTCGCCGACGAGCAGACTTTGGAAGCAGCCAAGCGCCGCTCTTATCAGAAGGGTGTGCTGGACGGTCGCGACATGGCCAAGGTGTTCGCCTGGATGCGTCCCAATGATTTGATCTGGAGTTATTTCGTCAACAACTACCTGCTCGGCAAAGAGCCGCCGGCGTTCGACATTCTCTACTGGAATAACGACAACACGCGGCTGCCCGCAGCGTTCCATGGCGACCTGCTGGACTTCTTCAAGCACAACCCGCTGAGCCACCCGGGCGGCCTGGAAGTTTGCGGCACGCCGATCGATTTGCAGAAAGTCACGGTCGACAGTTTCAGCGTGGCCGGCATCAACGATCACATCACTCCGTGGGACGCGGTGTATCGCTCGACCCTGCTGCTGGGTGGCGAGCGGCGCTTTGTGCTGTCCAACAGCGGTCATGTACAGAGCATTCTCAACCCGCCTTCCAACCCGAAAGCCAACTTCGTCGAAAGCCCGAAACTGAGCAGCGACCCACGGGCCTGGTATTACGACGCCAAGCAAACCGATGGCAGTTGGTGGACGCAATGGCTGACCTGGATTCAGGAACGCTCCGGCGCGCAAAAAGAAACCCACATGGCCCTCGGCAACCCGAACTATCCACCGATGGAAGCCGCACCCGGCACTTACGTCCGCGTGCGCTGA
- the hslU gene encoding ATP-dependent protease ATPase subunit HslU translates to MSMTPREIVHELNRHIIGQDDAKRAVAIALRNRWRRMQLPEELRVEVTPKNILMIGPTGVGKTEIARRLAKLANAPFIKVEATKFTEVGYVGRDVESIIRDLADAAIKLLREQEMTKVRHRAEDAAEDRILDALLPPPRMGFSNEDSASASDSNTRQLFRKRLREGQLDDKEIEIEIAEVAGVDISAPPGMEEMTNQLQSLFANMGKGKKKSRKLKVKEALKLVRDEEAGRLVNEEELKAKALEAVEQHGIVFIDEIDKVAKRGNSGGVDVSREGVQRDLLPLIEGCTVNTKLGMVKTDHILFIASGAFHLSKPSDLVPELQGRLPIRVELKALTPEDFERILSEPHASLTEQYCALLKTEGLAIEFQPDGIKRIAEIAWQVNEKTENIGARRLHTLLERLLEEVSFSAGDLASAHDDKVILIDADYVNSHLGELAQNEDLSRYIL, encoded by the coding sequence ATGTCCATGACTCCCCGTGAAATCGTCCACGAACTCAATCGCCATATCATCGGCCAGGACGATGCCAAGCGCGCCGTCGCCATCGCGCTGCGTAACCGCTGGCGCCGGATGCAGCTGCCGGAAGAGCTGCGTGTTGAAGTAACACCAAAGAACATCCTGATGATCGGCCCGACCGGTGTCGGTAAAACCGAAATCGCCCGGCGCCTGGCAAAACTGGCCAACGCGCCGTTCATCAAGGTCGAAGCGACCAAGTTCACCGAAGTCGGCTATGTCGGCCGTGACGTCGAATCGATCATTCGTGACCTCGCAGACGCCGCGATCAAGCTGCTGCGCGAACAGGAAATGACCAAGGTTCGCCACCGCGCCGAAGACGCCGCCGAAGACCGTATTCTCGACGCGCTGCTGCCACCGCCACGCATGGGTTTCAGCAACGAGGACTCGGCCTCCGCGTCCGACTCCAACACCCGTCAGCTGTTCCGCAAGCGCTTGCGTGAAGGGCAGCTGGATGACAAAGAGATCGAAATCGAAATCGCCGAAGTGGCGGGTGTCGATATCTCCGCGCCGCCGGGCATGGAAGAGATGACCAACCAGTTGCAGAGCCTGTTTGCCAACATGGGCAAGGGCAAGAAAAAATCGCGCAAGCTCAAGGTCAAGGAAGCGCTGAAACTGGTGCGTGACGAAGAAGCCGGGCGCCTGGTCAACGAAGAAGAGTTGAAGGCCAAGGCCTTGGAAGCGGTCGAGCAGCACGGCATCGTGTTTATCGACGAAATCGACAAGGTCGCCAAGCGCGGCAACTCCGGTGGCGTCGATGTGTCCCGTGAAGGTGTGCAGCGTGACTTGCTGCCGCTGATCGAAGGCTGCACCGTCAACACCAAGCTGGGCATGGTCAAGACTGACCACATCCTGTTCATTGCCTCCGGTGCGTTCCACCTGAGCAAGCCGAGTGATCTGGTGCCTGAGCTGCAAGGTCGCCTGCCGATCCGCGTTGAACTGAAGGCGCTGACCCCGGAAGACTTCGAGCGCATTCTCAGCGAACCGCACGCGTCGCTCACCGAGCAATATTGCGCACTGCTGAAAACCGAAGGCCTGGCGATCGAATTCCAGCCGGACGGGATCAAGCGCATCGCCGAGATCGCCTGGCAGGTCAACGAGAAAACCGAGAACATCGGCGCCCGTCGCCTGCACACGCTGCTTGAGCGTCTGCTGGAAGAGGTGTCGTTCAGCGCCGGTGATCTGGCCAGCGCGCATGACGACAAGGTGATCCTGATCGACGCCGACTACGTCAACAGCCACCTCGGCGAATTGGCGCAGAACGAAGACCTGTCCCGTTATATCCTGTAA
- a CDS encoding gamma-butyrobetaine hydroxylase-like domain-containing protein: MTQLPTDIKLHKASKTLSLKYASGEEFHLPAEFLRVHSPSAEVQGHGKPILQFGKIAVGLSKVEPAGQYALKLTFDDGHDSGLFTWEYLYQLAVRQEDLWNDYLAELKAAGKTRDPSQSVVKLML; encoded by the coding sequence ATGACCCAACTCCCCACCGACATCAAGCTGCACAAAGCCTCGAAAACCCTGTCGCTGAAATACGCGTCCGGCGAGGAATTTCACCTGCCCGCCGAGTTCTTGCGCGTGCACTCTCCTTCCGCCGAGGTCCAGGGCCACGGCAAACCTATCCTGCAATTTGGCAAGATCGCCGTTGGCCTGAGCAAGGTAGAACCGGCCGGTCAGTACGCACTGAAATTGACCTTCGATGACGGCCACGACAGCGGCCTGTTCACTTGGGAATATCTCTATCAGTTGGCGGTGCGCCAAGAGGATCTCTGGAACGATTATCTTGCCGAGCTCAAAGCGGCCGGCAAAACCCGCGATCCGAGCCAGTCCGTCGTCAAGCTGATGCTCTAG
- the hslV gene encoding ATP-dependent protease subunit HslV, whose amino-acid sequence MTTIVSVRRHGKVVMGGDGQVSLGNTVMKGNAKKVRRLYHGQVIAGFAGATADAFTLFERFEGQLEKHQGHLVRAAVELAKEWRTDRSLSRLEAMLAVANKDASLIITGNGDVVEPEEGLIAMGSGGGYAQAAASALLKKTDLSAREIVETALGIAGDICVFTNHTFTIEEQDLAE is encoded by the coding sequence TTGACCACCATCGTTTCAGTTCGCCGCCACGGCAAAGTCGTCATGGGCGGCGACGGCCAGGTTTCTCTCGGCAATACCGTGATGAAAGGCAACGCGAAGAAAGTTCGTCGCCTGTACCACGGCCAGGTCATCGCCGGTTTTGCCGGGGCCACCGCCGACGCCTTCACCCTGTTCGAGCGTTTTGAAGGCCAACTCGAAAAACACCAGGGTCACCTGGTTCGCGCGGCCGTCGAACTCGCCAAAGAATGGCGCACCGACCGTTCCCTGAGCCGCCTCGAAGCCATGCTCGCGGTCGCCAACAAAGACGCCTCCCTGATCATCACCGGCAACGGTGACGTGGTCGAACCCGAAGAAGGCCTGATCGCCATGGGTTCCGGCGGCGGTTACGCTCAAGCGGCAGCCAGTGCCTTGCTGAAGAAGACCGATCTGTCGGCCCGGGAAATCGTCGAAACCGCGCTCGGCATCGCCGGCGACATCTGTGTATTCACCAACCACACCTTCACCATTGAGGAGCAGGACCTCGCCGAGTAA
- the phaZ gene encoding poly(3-hydroxyalkanoate) depolymerase has protein sequence MPQPFIFRTVDLDGQTLRTAVRPGKPHLTPLLIFNGIGANLELVFPFVAALDPDLEVIAFDVPGVGGSSTPNRPYRFPGLAKLTARMLDYLDYGQVNVIGVSWGGALAQQFAYDYPERCKKLVLAATAAGAVMVPGKPKVLWMMASPRRYIQPSHVIRIAPMIYGGSFRRDPTLAASHAAKVRSAGKLGYYWQLFAGLGWTSIHWLHKIHQPTLVLAGDDDPLIPLINMRMLAWRIPNAQLHIIDDGHLFLITRAEAVAPIIMKFLEEERQRAVMHPQPSPLGS, from the coding sequence ATGCCGCAACCGTTCATTTTTCGTACCGTCGACCTGGATGGCCAGACCCTCCGAACCGCGGTACGCCCCGGCAAGCCTCACTTGACGCCCTTGCTGATTTTCAACGGCATCGGCGCCAACCTGGAGCTGGTGTTTCCGTTCGTCGCGGCGCTGGACCCGGACCTGGAGGTCATTGCCTTCGACGTTCCCGGTGTCGGCGGCTCGTCGACACCGAATCGGCCCTATCGCTTTCCGGGATTGGCGAAACTGACGGCACGGATGCTCGACTATCTGGACTATGGACAGGTCAACGTGATCGGCGTGTCGTGGGGCGGCGCGCTGGCGCAGCAATTCGCCTACGACTACCCCGAGCGCTGCAAAAAACTGGTGCTCGCTGCTACCGCCGCTGGTGCGGTGATGGTGCCGGGCAAGCCAAAAGTGCTGTGGATGATGGCCAGTCCCCGACGCTACATCCAGCCATCCCACGTGATTCGGATTGCGCCGATGATCTACGGCGGTTCATTCCGCCGCGATCCGACGCTGGCCGCCAGTCACGCGGCGAAAGTGCGTTCGGCGGGCAAGCTCGGTTACTACTGGCAGCTGTTCGCCGGTCTCGGCTGGACCAGCATTCACTGGTTGCACAAGATTCACCAGCCGACGCTGGTGCTGGCCGGCGACGACGATCCGCTGATCCCGCTGATCAACATGCGCATGCTTGCCTGGCGAATCCCCAACGCCCAATTGCACATCATCGATGACGGGCATCTGTTCCTGATCACCCGCGCCGAAGCGGTGGCGCCGATCATCATGAAATTCCTCGAGGAAGAGCGTCAGCGGGCAGTGATGCATCCGCAGCCGTCACCATTGGGCAGCTAA
- the phaC gene encoding class II poly(R)-hydroxyalkanoic acid synthase, which yields MSNKNNDDLKYQASENTLGLNPVVGLRGKDLLASARMVLRQAIKQPIHSVKHVAHFGLELKNVLFGKSELQPPGDDRRFNDPAWSQNPLYKRYLQTYLAWRKELHDWIDDSSLSPKDVARGHFVINLMTEAMAPTNSAANPAAVKRFFETGGKSLLDGLSHLAKDIVHNGGMPSQVNMGAFEVGKSLGVTEGAVVFRNDVLELIQYRPITEQVHERPLLVVPPQINKFYVFDLSPDKSLARFCLRNNVQTFIVSWRNPTKEQREWGLSTYIEALKEAVDVVMAITGSKDVNMLGACSGGITCTALLGHYAAIGEKKVNALTLLVSVLDTTLDSDVALFVDEQTLEAAKRHSYQAGVLEGRDMAKVFAWMRPNDLIWNYWVNNYLLGNEPPVFDILFWNNDTTRLPAAFHGDLIEMFKSNPLIRPNALEVCGTAIDLKQVTADIFSLAGTNDHITPWKSCYKSAQLFGGKVEFVLSSSGHIQSILNPPGNPKSRYMTSTEMPVKAEDWQENSTKHTDSWWLHWQAWQAERSGKLKKSPTTLGNKTYTAGEAAPGTYVHER from the coding sequence ATGAGTAACAAGAACAACGATGACCTGAAGTATCAAGCCTCGGAAAACACCCTGGGGCTTAATCCTGTTGTTGGACTGCGTGGCAAGGATCTACTGGCTTCTGCTCGGATGGTGCTCAGGCAGGCCATCAAACAACCGATTCACAGCGTCAAGCATGTCGCTCATTTCGGCCTCGAACTCAAGAACGTGCTGTTCGGCAAATCCGAGCTGCAACCGCCGGGCGATGACCGTCGCTTCAACGATCCGGCCTGGAGCCAGAACCCGCTCTACAAACGTTATCTGCAAACTTACCTGGCGTGGCGCAAGGAACTCCACGACTGGATCGACGACAGCAGCCTGTCGCCCAAAGACGTCGCTCGCGGGCACTTCGTGATCAACCTCATGACCGAAGCCATGGCCCCGACCAACAGTGCGGCCAACCCTGCGGCAGTCAAACGCTTCTTCGAAACCGGCGGCAAGAGCCTGCTCGACGGTCTCTCCCACCTGGCCAAGGACATCGTGCACAACGGCGGCATGCCGAGCCAGGTCAACATGGGCGCGTTCGAAGTCGGCAAGAGCCTGGGCGTGACCGAAGGCGCGGTGGTATTCCGCAATGATGTGCTGGAACTGATCCAGTACCGGCCGATCACCGAGCAGGTGCACGAGCGCCCATTGCTGGTGGTACCGCCGCAGATCAACAAGTTCTACGTATTCGACCTGAGCCCGGACAAGAGCCTGGCGCGCTTCTGCCTGCGCAACAATGTGCAGACCTTCATCGTCAGTTGGCGTAACCCGACCAAGGAACAACGCGAGTGGGGCCTTTCCACTTACATTGAGGCGCTCAAGGAAGCGGTCGATGTGGTCATGGCGATCACTGGCAGCAAAGATGTGAACATGCTCGGCGCCTGCTCCGGTGGCATCACCTGCACCGCCCTGCTGGGCCACTACGCCGCGATCGGCGAGAAGAAGGTCAACGCCCTGACCTTGCTGGTGAGCGTGCTGGACACCACTCTGGACAGCGACGTGGCCCTGTTCGTCGACGAGCAGACCCTCGAAGCCGCCAAGCGCCATTCCTACCAGGCCGGTGTGCTGGAAGGCCGCGACATGGCGAAAGTCTTCGCCTGGATGCGCCCCAACGACCTGATCTGGAACTACTGGGTCAACAACTACCTGCTGGGCAATGAACCTCCGGTGTTCGACATCCTGTTCTGGAACAACGACACCACACGATTACCGGCGGCGTTTCACGGCGACTTGATCGAGATGTTCAAGAGCAATCCGCTGATCCGCCCCAACGCTCTGGAAGTGTGCGGCACAGCGATTGACCTGAAGCAGGTCACCGCCGACATCTTTTCCCTGGCCGGCACCAACGACCACATCACACCGTGGAAGTCTTGCTACAAGTCAGCGCAGTTGTTTGGCGGCAAGGTTGAGTTCGTGCTGTCCAGCAGCGGGCATATCCAAAGCATTCTGAACCCGCCAGGTAATCCGAAGTCACGCTATATGACCAGCACCGAGATGCCGGTGAAGGCCGAGGACTGGCAAGAGAACTCCACCAAACACACGGATTCCTGGTGGCTGCACTGGCAGGCATGGCAAGCCGAGCGTTCGGGCAAGCTGAAGAAATCCCCGACCACACTGGGCAACAAAACCTACACGGCGGGCGAAGCTGCGCCGGGTACCTACGTGCATGAGCGGTAA
- the argS gene encoding arginine--tRNA ligase: protein MKDTIRQLIQQAITQLVNEGVLPEGLSPAIQVENSRDKKNGDFASNIAMMLAKPAGMKPRDLAEKIIAALPADENVTKTEIAGPGFLNFFQNTQALAARLDAALADDHVGVRKAGPVQRTVVDLSAPNLAKEMHVGHLRSTIIGDGVARVLEFLGDTVIRQNHVGDWGTQFGMLMAYLQENPITSDELSDLENFYRAAKQRFDGSEEFADRARGLVVKLQAGDAECLALWSRFRDISLSHCQAIYEQLNVKLTMADVMGESAYNDDLINVVNDLKAAGLLVESNGAQCVFLDEFKNADGDPLPVIIVKADGGYLYATTDLAAVRYRSGKLKADRALYFVDQRQALHFQQVFQVARLAGFVTHPMEMEHMGFGTMNGADGRPFKTRDGGTVKLVDLLNEAKDRAYTLVKEKNPELAEDDLRNIAKVVGIGAVKYADLSKHRTSDYSFNFDQMLNFEGNTAPYLLYAYTRVAGVFRKLGKDFSEVEGQIVLEAAHEHELAAKLAQFGEVLNSVSDKGTPHILCTYLYDVAGLFSSFYENCPILTADTPAQMQSRLRLAALTGRTLKQGLELLGLETLERM from the coding sequence ATGAAAGACACCATTCGCCAGCTGATCCAACAAGCCATCACCCAACTCGTCAACGAAGGTGTGTTGCCTGAAGGCCTGTCGCCGGCGATCCAGGTGGAAAACTCCCGCGACAAGAAGAACGGCGACTTCGCCAGCAATATCGCGATGATGCTGGCCAAACCGGCAGGCATGAAGCCTCGCGACCTGGCCGAGAAAATCATCGCCGCCCTGCCGGCTGACGAAAACGTCACCAAGACCGAAATCGCCGGCCCGGGCTTCCTGAACTTCTTCCAGAACACCCAAGCCTTGGCCGCGCGCCTGGACGCCGCCCTGGCCGACGACCATGTCGGTGTGCGCAAGGCTGGCCCGGTGCAGCGCACTGTGGTTGATCTGTCCGCACCCAACCTGGCCAAAGAGATGCACGTCGGCCACTTGCGCTCGACCATCATCGGCGACGGCGTGGCGCGGGTGCTGGAGTTCCTCGGCGACACCGTGATCCGCCAGAACCACGTGGGCGACTGGGGCACCCAGTTCGGCATGCTGATGGCGTACCTGCAAGAAAACCCGATCACCAGCGACGAGCTGTCGGACCTGGAAAACTTCTACCGCGCCGCCAAGCAGCGCTTCGACGGCTCTGAAGAGTTCGCCGACCGCGCCCGTGGCCTGGTGGTCAAGCTGCAGGCCGGTGACGCCGAGTGCCTGGCGCTGTGGTCGCGCTTCCGCGATATCTCGCTGTCCCACTGCCAGGCGATTTACGAACAACTGAACGTCAAACTGACCATGGCCGACGTGATGGGCGAAAGCGCCTATAACGATGATCTGATCAACGTGGTCAACGACCTCAAGGCTGCCGGCCTGCTGGTCGAGAGCAACGGCGCCCAGTGCGTGTTCCTCGACGAATTCAAGAACGCCGACGGCGACCCGCTGCCAGTGATCATCGTCAAGGCTGACGGCGGCTACCTCTACGCCACCACCGACCTGGCGGCTGTGCGTTATCGCAGCGGCAAACTGAAGGCTGATCGCGCGCTGTACTTCGTCGACCAGCGTCAGGCCCTGCACTTCCAGCAAGTGTTCCAGGTCGCGCGCCTGGCCGGTTTCGTCACGCACCCGATGGAAATGGAGCACATGGGCTTCGGCACCATGAACGGCGCCGACGGCCGTCCGTTCAAGACCCGTGATGGCGGCACCGTGAAACTGGTGGACCTGCTGAACGAAGCCAAGGACCGTGCCTACACCCTGGTGAAAGAGAAGAACCCGGAGCTGGCCGAAGACGATCTGCGCAACATCGCCAAGGTCGTGGGCATTGGCGCGGTGAAATACGCCGACCTCTCGAAGCATCGCACCAGTGACTACAGCTTCAACTTCGACCAGATGCTGAACTTCGAAGGCAACACCGCGCCGTACTTGCTTTATGCCTACACCCGCGTGGCCGGCGTGTTCCGCAAGCTCGGCAAGGACTTCAGCGAAGTCGAAGGCCAGATCGTCCTTGAAGCCGCGCACGAACATGAACTGGCGGCCAAACTGGCACAATTCGGCGAAGTGCTGAACAGCGTTTCCGACAAAGGAACGCCGCACATCCTGTGCACCTACCTGTACGATGTCGCCGGCCTGTTCTCCAGCTTCTACGAGAACTGCCCGATCCTCACTGCCGACACCCCGGCGCAAATGCAAAGCCGTCTGCGCCTTGCCGCGCTGACCGGTCGCACACTCAAGCAAGGCCTGGAACTCTTGGGTCTGGAAACTCTGGAGCGTATGTAA